Below is a window of Terriglobia bacterium DNA.
GTCCCCGTATCGAGAAAATCGAGGAAAACAATCAGCACACGGCGCTTTTCATTGCGCTGAACCATCTTCTTGACGGCCTCAAGGAGGGTGCCATACAGGAAGGACTCCTCAGTGGAGCGCTGAGCGCGCAGTTGCTGGATGACATCTTTGATCCGGCCCGTATCCGGACTGAAATCGAGCGCGACCCGCATCTCCTTGTCGTAGGTGCCCACCCATCCGATCTGGTTTGCCAGCCCCTGATCGATTAACTGATAGGCCACATTGGTCGCTGCCATAGAGCTCGGAATTCCGACCTGGTCTCGCCGTGCATCATCGAAGGGCAGGGGCAGAATCGCGCGATCAAAAAGGAGACCGTAGGCCGTCGGGACTTCAGGTCCGGAAAAGAACTCCACTTCACGGGGCCGGCCGTTTTCGAAGATCCGGACCTCATCCCGGTTCAAGTCCTCGAGGAACATGCGGTTCTTGCCAAGGAAACTCGCGGTTGCGAAGACCGGCCTCTTTTGCACGGGGAGGTCGGGTACGGTCCAACAAAGCAGCGAAGCCAGCAACAAAACCAGCGCGGGCATGCGATCTCCTCCCAATGGGTCTCAGGCCCCGGAAAGACGCGGATCGCGGAAAAGCAGCGGATGCAGCAGCGTCGATTGCAGAAACCTCCATACGTAGCGCGGGCGCAGGTGGTAGGAGACGTAGGCAAACTCGCGCAGGCGATGGAGCTCCTCCGGCGAAATGGCCGGGTGCCGGTACACGCTGGTCCAGCCGTTGAAGTGCTCCCAGTCCCGGTCGAAGATCCGACCCTCGACGTTGCGGAAAAACTGCGTTCCCGGGTAGGGGGTCGTCACCGTGAACTGAATCGCGAAGGTGTTCAGTTTCTTGGCGTAGCGAATTGTGTCGCGCACGCCGCCGGCCGTGTCGCTGGGAAGGCCGAAGGTGTAATTGGCGATGACCCGGATGCCCAGCTTGTGACAGTGATCGATCACGCTCTCCTGGTGGGTTTTGGGGATCGCCTTGCGCAGGTTCGCGCGCAGCGTCCTTTCATTCGCAGATTCGATGCCCACTTCCACGCTGCGCAGTCCGGCCCGGTGCAACAGCGTGATCAATTCCGGATCGAGGCGGTCGGTGCGTGCTTCCATGCTCCAACGCACCTTGAGCCCGCGGCGCAATATCAGCTCGGCCAGTTCCGTGGCGCGCTCCCTGCCGTAGGTCAGATTGGGATCGCGAAAGGAGATGCCGTGTATGCCGTATTTGCCCACCAGGTTCTCGATTTCGTCCACGATATTTTCCGGGGTCCGGACGCGGAACTTCGAATTGACCAGGTAAGGACAGTAGTTGCAGGTATAAGGGCAGCCGCGGCTTCCCAGCATGGGCAACGTGATGCCGCGGTTGGTGATGATCTGGTAGCGGAAACGCCGGATGTCGAACTGATCCCAGTTGGGGTAGGGAAGTGAATCCAGATCCTCGACGAATCCTGCCGAGATCACTCCACTGGGGATTTCTCCGCACCCCAGCGCCGGGGCGATGTTCTCTATTTCT
It encodes the following:
- a CDS encoding radical SAM protein, yielding MKIVVLSASRQKNCTLKDVAGGFGTVFTVGSSPFARLLETAKRRVASIPNIKLAYLDSILERSGAEVRILEVRHLNQLEPADLYLIASSIVDCTFEREIGLEARHRYGSKVGYFGAFAATVPEFFEEAADFIVKEEIENIAPALGCGEIPSGVISAGFVEDLDSLPYPNWDQFDIRRFRYQIITNRGITLPMLGSRGCPYTCNYCPYLVNSKFRVRTPENIVDEIENLVGKYGIHGISFRDPNLTYGRERATELAELILRRGLKVRWSMEARTDRLDPELITLLHRAGLRSVEVGIESANERTLRANLRKAIPKTHQESVIDHCHKLGIRVIANYTFGLPSDTAGGVRDTIRYAKKLNTFAIQFTVTTPYPGTQFFRNVEGRIFDRDWEHFNGWTSVYRHPAISPEELHRLREFAYVSYHLRPRYVWRFLQSTLLHPLLFRDPRLSGA